One genomic region from Anabaena sp. PCC 7108 encodes:
- the larB gene encoding nickel pincer cofactor biosynthesis protein LarB — protein MTQPEALRSLLEAVANGKVTPEMALDSLKDLTYESVGDFAKIDHHRQLRTGFPEVIWGPGKTPDQIAQIMEVMRQRGSVVMATRISPDVYAALQKKVRELQYFELARICAINPSVIEPRFPGKIAILSAGTADLPVAEEAAVTAELSGFLVQRLWDVGVAGIHRLLNNRHLIDSASVLIVVAGMEGALPSVVAGLADCPVIGVPTSIGYGASFSGLAPLLTMLNSCAAGIGVVNIDNGFGAAVLAGQILRTSEKLRLASKTS, from the coding sequence ATGACTCAACCCGAAGCATTGCGATCGCTCTTAGAAGCCGTTGCCAATGGTAAAGTAACCCCAGAGATGGCATTAGACTCTCTCAAAGACCTAACCTATGAATCTGTAGGTGACTTTGCTAAAATCGATCACCATCGTCAGTTAAGAACTGGTTTCCCAGAAGTGATTTGGGGTCCCGGTAAAACACCTGATCAAATTGCTCAAATTATGGAAGTTATGCGTCAGCGTGGTTCTGTAGTCATGGCCACCCGCATTTCTCCTGATGTTTATGCCGCACTACAAAAAAAGGTGCGGGAACTGCAATACTTTGAGTTGGCGAGAATTTGTGCCATAAATCCCTCAGTAATTGAACCTAGATTTCCTGGCAAAATTGCCATTCTCTCCGCTGGTACTGCTGATTTACCAGTAGCGGAAGAAGCCGCAGTCACAGCGGAACTTTCTGGTTTTCTTGTCCAGCGTCTTTGGGATGTTGGTGTAGCCGGGATTCACCGCTTACTCAATAATCGCCACCTAATTGATTCAGCATCAGTATTAATAGTTGTAGCGGGAATGGAAGGCGCTTTACCCAGTGTCGTCGCAGGTTTAGCAGACTGTCCCGTGATTGGGGTTCCCACAAGCATTGGCTATGGTGCGAGTTTTTCTGGTTTAGCACCTCTATTAACAATGCTCAACTCTTGTGCAGCTGGCATAGGTGTAGTCAATATTGATAATGGCTTTGGTGCGGCAGTTTTAGCAGGACAAATTTTGCGGACTTCAGAGAAATTACGCTTGGCATCAAAAACATCTTAA
- the cphA gene encoding cyanophycin synthetase produces MRILKIQTLRGPNYWSIRRHKLIVMRLDLENLAETPSNEIPGFYEGLVEALPSLEGHYCSPGCRGGFLMRVREGTMMGHIVEHVALELQELAGMHVGFGRTRETATPGIFQVVIEYLNEEAGRYAGRAAVRLCQSIVDRGRYPKAELEQDIQDLKDFLRDASLGPSTEAIIKEAEKRGIPWMPLAARFLIQLGYGVNQKRMQATMSDNTGILAVELACDKEATKRILAANGVPVPRGTVINFLDDLEESIEQVGGYPIVIKPLDGNHGRGITIDIRSWDEAEAAYEMARQVSRSIIVERYYVGRDHRVLVVDGKVVAVAERVPAHVVGNGRSSIAELIEEINLDPNRGEGHDNVLTKIELDRTSYQLLERQGYNLNSVPPKGTICYLRATANLSTGGSAVDRTDEIHPENRWLAQRVVKIIGLDIAGLDIVTSDISRPLRELDGVIVEVNAAPGFRMHVAPSQGIPRNVAGAVMNMLFPNEQSSRIPILSITGTNGKTTTTRLLAHIYKQTGKVVGYTTTDGTYIGDYLVEAGDNTGPQSAHVILQDPTVEVAVLESARGGILRCGLGFESANVGVVLNVAADHLGIGDIETIDQLANLKSVVAEAVFPDGYAVLNADDNRVAAMSEKTKANIAYFTMNPSSELVRKHIEKGGVAAVYENGYLSIVKGDWTHRIERAENIPLTMGGKAPFMIANALAASLAAFVQNVTIEQIRAGLKTFRASVSQTPGRMNLFNLGKYHALVDYAHNPASYEALGSFVRNWTTGQRIGVIGGPGDRRDEDFVTLGKLAADIFDYIIIKEDDDTRGRLRGSASDLITQGITQAKPNCRFESILDETEAINKALDMAPDGSLVVILPESVNRAIKLIKLRGVQEEIQPQSATTNINDSQNGVAPSSVVNTLL; encoded by the coding sequence ATGAGAATCCTCAAGATCCAGACCTTACGCGGCCCAAACTACTGGAGCATTCGACGCCACAAGCTGATCGTCATGCGCCTCGATCTAGAAAACCTTGCCGAAACGCCCTCGAATGAAATACCTGGCTTTTATGAAGGATTAGTTGAGGCGCTGCCAAGTCTGGAAGGTCACTATTGTTCGCCTGGCTGTCGAGGTGGTTTTTTGATGCGGGTACGAGAAGGCACAATGATGGGCCATATCGTGGAACACGTAGCTCTAGAACTCCAAGAACTAGCTGGAATGCACGTAGGTTTTGGTCGCACGCGCGAAACTGCTACACCTGGAATTTTCCAGGTGGTAATTGAGTACCTGAATGAGGAAGCTGGACGCTATGCGGGACGTGCCGCAGTTCGGCTATGTCAAAGTATTGTTGATCGAGGTCGTTATCCCAAGGCAGAATTAGAACAAGATATCCAAGACCTGAAGGACTTTTTGCGTGATGCGTCTTTAGGTCCTTCTACAGAAGCAATTATCAAAGAGGCAGAAAAAAGAGGCATTCCTTGGATGCCCTTAGCTGCACGCTTTCTGATTCAGTTAGGCTACGGCGTTAACCAGAAGCGAATGCAGGCCACAATGAGCGATAACACAGGCATTCTGGCAGTAGAACTAGCTTGCGACAAAGAAGCCACTAAACGCATCCTGGCTGCTAATGGTGTGCCAGTACCTAGAGGTACAGTAATCAACTTCTTGGATGATTTAGAAGAATCCATTGAGCAAGTTGGCGGTTATCCCATCGTTATTAAACCCCTAGATGGTAATCATGGGCGCGGCATTACCATTGATATCAGAAGTTGGGATGAAGCGGAAGCGGCATACGAGATGGCCAGACAAGTTTCCCGCTCTATCATTGTGGAGCGCTATTATGTCGGGCGCGACCACAGGGTACTAGTCGTAGATGGCAAAGTAGTCGCAGTGGCTGAACGTGTACCAGCCCATGTTGTTGGCAATGGTAGATCCAGCATTGCCGAACTGATTGAAGAAATAAACCTTGATCCTAATCGTGGTGAAGGTCATGATAATGTCCTCACCAAAATTGAATTAGACCGCACCAGCTACCAGCTGCTAGAAAGACAAGGTTACAATCTCAACAGTGTGCCGCCCAAGGGAACCATTTGTTATCTACGGGCAACGGCCAATTTGAGTACAGGTGGTAGTGCCGTAGACCGCACCGACGAAATTCACCCTGAAAATCGCTGGTTGGCACAACGGGTAGTCAAAATTATCGGTTTAGATATTGCCGGACTTGATATTGTCACCTCTGATATTAGCCGTCCCCTCAGAGAATTGGATGGCGTAATTGTAGAAGTTAACGCCGCCCCTGGTTTCCGAATGCACGTTGCCCCTAGTCAAGGCATTCCCCGCAACGTCGCTGGTGCAGTGATGAATATGCTGTTCCCTAATGAACAATCTAGCCGTATTCCCATTCTCAGTATCACTGGCACTAATGGTAAAACTACTACTACTCGCCTGTTAGCACATATTTATAAGCAAACTGGTAAGGTGGTTGGTTATACGACTACAGATGGGACATATATCGGAGATTACTTAGTAGAGGCCGGAGACAATACAGGACCTCAAAGCGCCCACGTCATCCTCCAAGACCCAACTGTGGAGGTAGCTGTATTAGAATCAGCCCGTGGTGGTATTCTTCGCTGTGGATTAGGTTTTGAATCTGCTAATGTCGGTGTAGTGCTGAACGTAGCTGCTGATCATTTGGGGATTGGCGATATAGAAACCATTGATCAATTAGCCAATCTTAAAAGTGTAGTTGCCGAAGCTGTATTCCCTGATGGTTATGCGGTACTTAATGCTGATGATAACCGCGTGGCCGCCATGTCAGAAAAGACTAAGGCAAATATTGCTTACTTCACCATGAACCCCAGTTCGGAACTAGTGCGAAAGCATATAGAAAAGGGAGGAGTGGCAGCAGTTTATGAAAATGGTTATCTGTCAATTGTCAAAGGTGATTGGACACACCGCATAGAAAGAGCAGAAAATATCCCCTTGACAATGGGTGGAAAAGCGCCATTTATGATTGCTAATGCTTTAGCAGCAAGTTTGGCCGCATTCGTGCAGAATGTCACTATTGAGCAAATCCGTGCCGGCTTAAAGACTTTCCGCGCTTCAGTTAGTCAAACGCCTGGACGAATGAATCTGTTTAATCTGGGTAAATACCACGCTTTGGTAGATTATGCCCATAATCCTGCTAGTTATGAAGCCTTGGGATCATTTGTTCGCAACTGGACAACTGGTCAGAGAATTGGCGTAATTGGCGGTCCTGGCGATCGCCGTGATGAAGATTTTGTTACTCTGGGTAAATTAGCAGCAGATATCTTTGACTACATCATTATTAAAGAGGATGATGACACTAGAGGTCGTCTACGTGGTTCAGCGTCTGATTTGATTACTCAAGGTATTACTCAAGCCAAGCCTAATTGTCGTTTTGAATCAATCCTTGATGAAACCGAAGCAATTAATAAAGCCTTAGATATGGCTCCTGATGGTAGTCTGGTGGTAATTTTGCCAGAAAGCGTTAACCGGGCAATTAAGTTAATTAAATTGCGCGGTGTACAGGAAGAAATCCAGCCACAAAGTGCAACTACTAATATCAATGATTCCCAAAATGGGGTAGCACCTTCTTCCGTGGTTAATACCCTACTCTAA
- the argH gene encoding argininosuccinate lyase — MTEKQTWSQRFESALHPAIARFNASISFDIELIEYDITGSQAHAKMLAHTGIISPGEGEALVTGLEQIRQEYRQDKFQPGIDAEDVHFAVEKRLTEIVGDVGKKLHTARSRNDQVGTDTRLYLRDQIQQIRQYLREFQTVLLDIAEQHVETLIPGYTHLQRAQPLSLAHHLLAYFQMAQRDWERLEDVYSRVNISPLGCGALAGTTFPIDRHYTAELLKFDRVYANSLDGVSDRDFAIEFLCAASLIMVHLSRLSEEVILWSSEEFRFVTLKDSCATGSSIMPQKKNPDVPELVRGKTGRVFGHLQAMLVIMKGLPLAYNKDLQEDKEGIFDSVNTVKACLEAMTILLREGLEFQTQRLAAAVTEDFSNATDVADYLAARGVPFREAYNLVGKVVKTSIAAGKLLKDLQLEEWQQLHPAFAADIYEAISPRQVVSARNSYGGTGFNQVRQALITARTQVSTEYL; from the coding sequence ATGACCGAAAAACAAACTTGGAGCCAGCGATTTGAATCCGCACTGCATCCAGCAATCGCTCGTTTTAATGCCAGTATCAGTTTTGATATCGAATTAATCGAATATGACATCACTGGTTCCCAAGCTCATGCCAAAATGCTGGCTCACACGGGGATTATTTCCCCAGGAGAAGGAGAAGCACTAGTTACAGGGTTAGAACAAATTCGTCAAGAATACCGCCAAGACAAATTTCAACCTGGTATTGATGCCGAAGATGTACATTTTGCTGTTGAAAAGCGACTGACAGAAATTGTTGGTGATGTTGGTAAAAAGCTACATACAGCCCGCTCTCGCAATGACCAAGTAGGTACTGATACCAGACTCTACCTCCGTGACCAAATTCAACAAATTCGCCAATATTTACGGGAATTTCAAACTGTTTTACTTGACATAGCTGAACAGCACGTTGAAACCCTGATTCCTGGTTATACTCACCTACAACGCGCCCAACCGCTAAGTTTAGCTCACCATCTGTTGGCATATTTTCAAATGGCGCAACGAGACTGGGAACGCTTGGAAGATGTTTATAGCCGAGTGAATATCTCACCTTTGGGGTGTGGTGCTTTAGCGGGAACTACTTTCCCTATTGACCGCCATTACACAGCGGAACTATTAAAGTTTGATAGAGTTTATGCTAACAGCTTAGATGGAGTGAGCGATCGGGATTTTGCCATTGAGTTTCTCTGTGCAGCAAGTTTGATCATGGTTCACCTCAGCCGACTGTCAGAAGAAGTCATCCTGTGGTCATCAGAAGAATTTCGCTTTGTCACTCTCAAAGATAGCTGTGCCACTGGTTCCAGTATTATGCCCCAAAAGAAAAACCCTGACGTACCAGAATTAGTGCGCGGTAAAACAGGGCGTGTCTTTGGACATCTTCAGGCAATGTTGGTGATTATGAAGGGACTACCACTGGCCTACAACAAAGACTTGCAAGAAGACAAAGAAGGGATTTTTGACAGCGTTAACACCGTTAAAGCCTGTCTAGAAGCAATGACTATTTTATTACGAGAAGGTTTAGAATTTCAGACCCAGCGCTTGGCAGCAGCAGTAACAGAAGACTTTTCTAATGCCACTGATGTAGCAGATTATTTAGCCGCACGGGGTGTACCTTTCCGAGAAGCTTATAATCTCGTGGGCAAAGTCGTAAAAACTAGTATAGCTGCTGGTAAACTACTCAAGGATTTGCAGTTAGAAGAATGGCAACAACTACATCCAGCATTTGCCGCTGATATTTATGAAGCAATTTCTCCGCGTCAAGTAGTTTCTGCCCGCAACAGTTACGGTGGTACTGGCTTTAACCAAGTTAGACAAGCGCTGATTACTGCCCGTACCCAAGTAAGTACTGAGTATTTGTAA
- a CDS encoding cyanophycinase, whose protein sequence is MQQLKAKSLEMRTPQATKTAVLVIGGAEDKVHGRDILRTFFGRAGANKAYITIIPSASREPAIIGGRYIRIFEEMGAEKVEILDIREREQCENPQIKAALEACTGVFLTGGDQLRLCGVLSDTPAMEIIRQRVRAGQLTLAGTSAGAAVMGHHMIAGGGSGETPNRSLVDMATGLGFIPEVIVDQHFHNRNRMGRLVSAIAAHPDRLGIGIDEDTCAVFERDGWLQVVGKGSVTIVDPTELTHTNEPHVSANEPLTVHNLRLHILSYGDRFHLYQRTVLPAVHRISS, encoded by the coding sequence ATGCAGCAATTAAAAGCTAAATCGCTGGAAATGAGGACACCCCAAGCAACAAAAACCGCCGTTCTGGTTATCGGAGGCGCAGAAGACAAAGTTCATGGACGCGATATCCTACGAACTTTTTTTGGTCGTGCTGGCGCTAACAAGGCGTATATTACAATTATTCCATCAGCCTCCCGCGAACCCGCTATCATCGGTGGTCGGTATATTCGCATTTTTGAAGAAATGGGTGCTGAAAAGGTGGAGATTTTAGACATTCGTGAACGGGAACAATGCGAAAATCCCCAGATTAAAGCAGCCCTCGAAGCCTGCACGGGAGTCTTTTTAACCGGAGGAGACCAATTGCGGCTCTGTGGAGTTCTGTCAGATACACCAGCAATGGAAATTATCCGACAACGGGTAAGGGCAGGACAACTAACCCTTGCAGGAACTAGTGCGGGGGCAGCTGTCATGGGACATCATATGATTGCAGGTGGTGGTAGTGGTGAAACACCAAATCGTTCTCTAGTCGATATGGCAACAGGTTTGGGATTTATTCCCGAAGTGATCGTAGATCAACACTTTCACAACCGTAATCGCATGGGAAGATTAGTAAGTGCGATCGCTGCTCATCCTGATCGTCTAGGCATTGGCATTGACGAAGATACCTGTGCTGTATTTGAGCGTGATGGTTGGCTACAAGTCGTGGGCAAAGGCAGTGTTACCATTGTTGACCCCACAGAACTCACCCATACCAACGAACCTCATGTCAGCGCCAATGAGCCTTTAACAGTACACAATTTACGTTTACATATCCTCAGTTACGGAGATCGATTCCATCTATATCAACGTACTGTATTACCTGCTGTGCATCGGATCTCCAGCTGA
- the trmD gene encoding tRNA (guanosine(37)-N1)-methyltransferase TrmD, with product MRFDIVTLFPECFLSVLSSGLLSKALAKQIAQVHLVNPRDFTTDKHRKVDDEPYGGGVGMLMKPEPIFAAVESLPILPRREVILMSPQGQTMDQPLLRELVTNYDQLIVICGHYEGVDDRVLNLVTREVSLGDFILTGGEIPSMALINGVVRLLPGTVGKVESLKAESFEEGLLDFPQYTRPADFRGWKVPDVLLSGNHAEIAKWRFQQQIQRTASRRPDLLSKWQEEREEVTGDREENRVQRRND from the coding sequence GTGCGTTTTGATATAGTTACGCTTTTTCCTGAATGTTTTCTCTCGGTTCTGAGTTCTGGTCTTTTGAGCAAAGCTTTGGCTAAACAGATTGCTCAAGTACATCTTGTCAACCCTAGGGACTTTACCACTGATAAACATCGGAAGGTAGATGATGAACCTTATGGCGGTGGCGTAGGTATGCTAATGAAGCCTGAGCCGATTTTTGCTGCTGTGGAGTCGCTGCCGATTCTACCCCGTCGAGAAGTGATTTTGATGAGTCCCCAAGGTCAAACGATGGATCAGCCCTTGCTGCGCGAATTAGTGACCAATTACGACCAATTGATTGTGATTTGTGGACATTATGAAGGGGTTGATGACAGAGTACTGAATTTAGTTACTCGTGAGGTGTCTTTAGGCGATTTTATTCTCACTGGTGGAGAAATTCCTTCTATGGCTTTAATTAATGGGGTAGTCCGTCTACTACCAGGAACTGTGGGGAAGGTAGAATCTCTCAAAGCCGAAAGTTTTGAAGAAGGGTTATTGGATTTTCCCCAATATACTCGTCCAGCAGATTTTCGTGGGTGGAAAGTTCCAGATGTGTTATTGAGTGGTAATCATGCAGAAATTGCTAAGTGGCGTTTCCAACAACAAATTCAACGTACTGCTTCCCGTCGTCCCGATTTGCTCTCAAAATGGCAAGAAGAAAGGGAAGAGGTAACAGGTGACAGAGAGGAAAACAGGGTGCAGAGGAGAAATGACTAA
- a CDS encoding PIN domain-containing protein, whose amino-acid sequence MLILYIETNFLMAVAKGQDLKAEDLLRDISSSIRIVIPDVCYIESLTTYKIDKRKRLEFQEEMDKQIKELNRDKTSNYARLFMGNLGEARINNELLINDIQDRLFTTIDQLLNNAELINLNKNLIQNIAETTIFQPEAWLIKNDIMDNLILECILDHAQLHTQEDKAFISNNSKDFGKPEIKAVLSNAGIKYFTTTQDFLNWFNSRSSN is encoded by the coding sequence GTGCTTATACTTTACATTGAAACTAATTTTTTGATGGCTGTCGCTAAAGGACAAGATTTAAAAGCAGAAGATTTATTGCGAGATATTTCTTCATCAATTCGCATAGTTATACCAGATGTTTGTTATATTGAATCTCTTACTACATACAAAATAGATAAAAGAAAACGCTTAGAGTTTCAAGAAGAAATGGATAAACAGATTAAGGAATTAAACCGTGATAAGACATCTAATTATGCTAGATTATTTATGGGTAATTTAGGTGAAGCGCGTATAAATAATGAACTATTAATTAATGATATTCAAGATAGACTTTTCACTACTATTGATCAGCTTCTGAATAATGCAGAATTAATAAATTTAAATAAAAATTTAATTCAGAATATTGCAGAAACAACTATTTTTCAACCAGAAGCATGGTTAATTAAAAATGATATCATGGATAATTTAATACTAGAATGTATCCTAGATCATGCCCAATTACATACTCAAGAAGATAAAGCATTTATTAGTAATAATAGTAAGGACTTTGGTAAACCTGAAATTAAAGCAGTTTTAAGCAATGCTGGAATTAAATATTTTACAACCACGCAGGATTTTCTCAATTGGTTCAATTCTCGTTCATCAAACTAA
- a CDS encoding ABC transporter substrate-binding protein has translation MLSTKKIFHHTKRIFLLITIIAFTAISITACNPTKLKINAAQIPQIVTSILSDPKTFNYALNSESPNIFGWTYEGLTTENYETGKIEPALAESWQISDDKLKIVFTLRENLKWSDGKPLTVDDVVFTYNDIYLNEDIPTDIRDTLKIGENRKLIAVRKVDNRRVEFTVPEPFAPFLRSATAYGILPAHALKESIKTKDNEGKPKFLTKWGVDTPPEQIIVNGAYKLERYDTSQRIIFRRNPYYWRKDAQGNPQPYIERIVWQIVESTDTSLLQFRSGGLDAVGVSPDYFSLLKVQEKQGNFKIYNGGPSSSTTFLFFNLNKGKRNGKPLIDPVKSRWFNTVEFRQAVAYAIDRQTMINNTFRGLGKLQNSPIYEKSPYYLSPQSGLKIYDFNLSKAKEMLIKGGFKYNKQGQVLDAQGNIVRFTLITNAGNKIREAMGSQIKQDLSKIGIQVDFTPMAWNTYIDKISNTLDWDAGLIGFGAGLEPNDSANLWSPDGGSHLFNQKPQAGQKPIQGWEVAPWEAEIGQLYIQGAKELDEEKRKVIYAKTQQITQEYLPTIYLVNPYSLVALRNRLEGIKFSALGGLFWNIYEIKITK, from the coding sequence ATGTTATCTACTAAAAAGATATTTCATCACACAAAACGCATTTTTTTATTAATAACTATCATTGCATTTACAGCAATATCAATTACGGCTTGCAACCCAACTAAACTGAAAATAAATGCTGCTCAAATACCTCAAATAGTAACTAGCATTCTCAGCGATCCAAAAACATTTAACTATGCGCTAAATTCGGAATCTCCCAACATTTTTGGTTGGACTTATGAAGGATTAACTACAGAAAACTATGAAACTGGTAAAATTGAGCCAGCTTTAGCTGAATCATGGCAAATTTCTGATGACAAATTAAAAATTGTTTTTACTTTACGTGAGAATCTCAAATGGTCTGATGGCAAACCACTAACAGTTGATGATGTAGTGTTTACTTATAACGATATTTATCTCAATGAAGATATTCCTACTGATATTAGAGACACACTTAAGATTGGCGAAAATCGGAAGTTGATTGCCGTAAGAAAAGTTGATAATCGACGAGTTGAGTTTACTGTTCCAGAACCATTTGCACCATTTTTGCGTAGTGCTACGGCTTATGGCATTTTACCAGCCCATGCTCTGAAAGAATCAATCAAAACAAAAGATAACGAGGGTAAACCAAAATTTTTGACAAAATGGGGTGTGGATACTCCCCCAGAACAAATAATTGTTAATGGAGCTTATAAACTAGAACGCTATGATACTAGTCAACGTATAATTTTTCGCCGAAACCCCTATTACTGGCGCAAGGATGCTCAAGGTAATCCCCAACCTTATATTGAAAGGATAGTTTGGCAAATTGTCGAATCAACAGATACTTCCTTACTGCAATTTCGTTCTGGTGGATTAGATGCTGTGGGTGTGTCTCCTGATTACTTTTCTCTGCTAAAAGTTCAAGAGAAACAAGGGAATTTCAAAATATATAATGGTGGACCTAGTTCCAGTACAACATTTTTATTCTTTAATTTGAATAAAGGAAAAAGGAATGGTAAACCTCTAATTGATCCAGTTAAGTCACGTTGGTTTAATACAGTAGAATTTCGGCAAGCTGTAGCCTATGCAATTGACAGGCAAACAATGATTAATAATACTTTTAGAGGCTTAGGTAAATTACAAAATTCACCGATTTATGAAAAAAGTCCCTATTATTTATCACCTCAATCTGGGCTAAAAATTTACGATTTTAATCTAAGTAAAGCCAAGGAAATGTTAATTAAAGGAGGATTTAAATATAATAAACAAGGTCAAGTTTTAGATGCTCAAGGTAATATTGTTCGCTTTACTTTAATTACCAATGCTGGGAACAAAATTCGTGAAGCGATGGGATCACAAATTAAACAAGACTTGAGCAAAATTGGCATTCAAGTTGATTTCACCCCAATGGCATGGAATACATACATAGATAAGATTTCCAACACCTTAGACTGGGATGCTGGTTTAATAGGATTTGGTGCTGGGTTAGAACCTAATGATAGTGCTAATCTTTGGTCTCCAGATGGTGGATCTCATTTATTTAATCAAAAACCACAAGCAGGACAAAAGCCAATTCAAGGTTGGGAAGTTGCTCCTTGGGAAGCAGAAATTGGTCAACTGTATATTCAAGGTGCAAAAGAGTTAGATGAAGAAAAACGCAAGGTGATTTATGCGAAAACCCAGCAGATTACCCAAGAATATTTGCCAACAATTTATTTAGTAAACCCTTATTCGTTGGTAGCACTACGCAATCGCTTGGAAGGGATAAAATTTTCTGCCCTTGGTGGTCTTTTCTGGAATATTTATGAAATTAAAATTACAAAATAG
- a CDS encoding alpha/beta fold hydrolase: protein MGVLFRNSRRKLSQGLLFWLEVGEGTPVVFLHGAWHDSSQWVSVMDLLAENIHCLTPDLLGFGESESPNIHHSIDLQVECISELIEALKLEKVYLVGDSLGGWIAASYALKYPEKTNGLVLLEPEGVGIKGQENSWQKEQKLFNCPPLIFKILRLLAPLIKLIGWEKRISENLQLRQKLLQYSTACQLLFNRQALEIEAELLHNRLYSLEVPCLILQGGQDTPNALDKSHNYARLIPKVDFKIIAHGENNLPESCAGVVAEYIRDFVQENC from the coding sequence ATGGGTGTTCTATTTCGTAACTCTCGGAGAAAACTCTCTCAAGGATTATTGTTTTGGCTTGAGGTTGGTGAAGGTACTCCTGTAGTTTTCTTGCATGGTGCTTGGCATGATAGCAGCCAATGGGTATCAGTTATGGATTTACTTGCTGAGAATATCCATTGCTTAACACCAGATTTATTGGGTTTTGGGGAATCAGAAAGTCCTAATATCCATCATTCGATAGATTTACAAGTAGAGTGCATATCTGAATTAATCGAGGCTTTGAAATTAGAAAAAGTCTATTTAGTGGGAGATTCTCTGGGTGGTTGGATTGCGGCTAGTTATGCTTTAAAGTATCCAGAAAAAACAAATGGTTTGGTGCTATTAGAACCAGAAGGTGTCGGGATAAAAGGACAAGAAAATTCTTGGCAAAAAGAGCAGAAATTATTTAATTGCCCACCACTAATTTTTAAGATATTACGCTTACTAGCTCCCTTAATTAAATTAATTGGTTGGGAGAAAAGAATTAGTGAAAATTTACAACTAAGACAAAAATTATTGCAATATTCTACAGCTTGTCAACTGCTATTTAACCGACAAGCATTAGAAATTGAAGCAGAATTATTACACAATCGTTTGTACTCACTAGAAGTGCCTTGCTTAATTTTACAAGGTGGTCAAGATACTCCCAATGCTTTAGATAAAAGTCATAATTATGCGCGACTTATTCCTAAAGTTGACTTCAAAATAATTGCTCATGGGGAAAATAATTTACCAGAATCTTGTGCTGGGGTTGTGGCTGAATATATTCGGGATTTTGTTCAGGAAAATTGCTAA
- the ispF gene encoding 2-C-methyl-D-erythritol 2,4-cyclodiphosphate synthase, whose protein sequence is MTINIRIGNGYDIHRLVSDRNLILGGIHIPHELGLLGHSDADVLTHAIIDAMLGALSLGDIGHYFPPTDPQWAGADSLVLLTQVHQLIRDQGWKIGNIDSVIVAERPKLKPHITKMRDKLAAVLEVEPNQIGVKATTNEKLGPTGREEGICAYAVVLLVAGD, encoded by the coding sequence ATGACTATCAACATCAGAATTGGTAATGGCTATGATATTCACCGCTTGGTGAGCGATCGCAATTTAATTTTAGGCGGTATTCACATTCCCCATGAATTGGGTTTATTAGGACACAGTGATGCTGATGTGCTAACTCATGCCATTATAGACGCGATGCTAGGCGCTTTATCTTTAGGGGACATTGGTCATTATTTCCCCCCTACTGATCCCCAATGGGCTGGGGCTGATAGTTTAGTATTATTAACTCAAGTACATCAGCTAATTCGTGATCAAGGTTGGAAAATAGGCAATATTGATTCTGTAATTGTGGCTGAACGTCCCAAATTAAAACCGCATATTACTAAAATGCGGGATAAATTAGCAGCAGTTTTAGAAGTCGAACCAAATCAAATTGGTGTGAAAGCTACCACGAATGAAAAATTGGGACCAACTGGGCGAGAAGAAGGTATTTGTGCTTATGCTGTAGTTTTGTTGGTGGCTGGTGATTAA
- a CDS encoding NUDIX domain-containing protein, which yields MPFIKSTRSLWHFGQTVLGIIFRHPITGTSIIPILPDGRIVLIRRSDDGCWSLPGGMVDWGEDIPNAVRRELMEETGLELVKIRRLVGVYSAPDRDPRIHSICVVVEAEVEGIMEVKDTLEVLEIQAFPSTSLPKPQMSHDHSRQLQDYLNGLTTLA from the coding sequence ATGCCATTCATCAAGTCCACACGTAGCTTATGGCATTTTGGACAGACAGTATTGGGTATTATTTTTCGCCATCCAATTACTGGTACTAGTATTATCCCGATTTTACCTGATGGTCGAATTGTGCTAATTCGACGGAGCGATGATGGTTGTTGGTCTTTACCTGGTGGTATGGTGGACTGGGGGGAGGATATTCCCAATGCAGTCCGTCGGGAGTTGATGGAAGAAACTGGACTAGAATTAGTGAAAATTCGGCGTTTAGTTGGAGTTTACTCCGCACCAGATCGAGATCCTCGAATTCATTCAATCTGTGTTGTGGTTGAAGCTGAAGTAGAAGGAATAATGGAGGTTAAAGATACTTTAGAAGTTCTGGAAATTCAAGCTTTCCCTTCTACTTCACTACCTAAACCACAGATGTCTCATGACCACTCTCGACAGCTACAAGACTATCTCAATGGCTTAACAACATTAGCATAA